The segment TTTCATGGTTGAGTTCTTTACTACACCTATTCAACTCCTTGAGTTAGTGCATCATCTATTCTCTTTCTATTTGGAACCTCTGTTCCATTTTCTCCATTTACTCTTGATCCGTAATAATGGGGGATTGTCACAAGGCCACCTACTATTAGTTCGAGTGTTGACCATCACTAAGTTGATTAAGTGATGGCTTTTGTGTTTATTTCCCATGATGCCAACTTGTTGTGCCCCTTTTAAGTTAGGCTCCAATTAGATGTCCTCTTCCTTTAGagatagaataataaaaagggTTTGACTATGTTGAATTAATCCCTTTTTAATGATTAAGTTAGTTATGGAGTGAAGTGAGAAAATAATAGATAAagaatgaattgttttttataccTTGTTTTGAGGTTGAGGCTTTTTTCATAAGTTGCTTTTGATGGATCTATTATTAAGCTAATAAATGAAGGTATCACTTATGTTCTGCCTCAAATGATTTTCATTATGTCCATCTTGAAGGCTTAAGCCATTATGTAATAATtatggaatgatttttttttatttcaactatTATGTGATTAATGTGGGATAATGATCATTATGCTAGTAATATGTGAGTAATCTTATATTTGGGTTGTATTTTATAAGTAATAGGGGTCAAAACTTTTTGCGATATGATGATAGTGGCGGTGTAATCGTATTTATTATGTTGCAATGGGATAAGCCTCGTATTAGTGTCTTGTACATTATACAAAGGTAGAGTTACCAATATTTTGACCTActttaaatcaaatatgaaaaaataatcattttttattttttttcctttcccgaGTATTTTTAGGAAGccaaatataacttaaatatatttattcatttttataggTATAAGAAGAAAACCAATACAACTTGAAAATTGAGTAAACTTAAGTGAGCTGAGATGTTAATTCATTTAGGAAAAGAAAGTATgctatatcaataaaaattaaaaattctattaaatgtaattacaaactattttttttattccacaCATCTCTACTATTAATAAAAGTACGAcatatttgtcaaaattttcattccaaatatatctcatatttttttttctttcattccaaaaatgccctcatACCTTTACTTTTCATTCCAAAAATACTCCTCACAACCTATTCATTATATTTGACATCAACCTATATTTCATTAATGTTATGAAatatttatgaataataatcatataatttataattaataattaataatactatgaaataaacttataaaatatgattttataaaatttcaaaatgtaaTATCAATTAACATtatacaatatttataattaataccatataattaataattaacaataatatgaaataaactTATAACATGCACCACCTCGAGAACAACCTCAAGTCTGAATTATAACTTCTAAGGCTAAGGTAGCAATTTTGAAATGTGGTTTTACTATAATTTGTgtttcaatttaatttctatCTTAATTGAAGAcaattttaccattttttttcatacgaTTATTTTTTGCATGTGTTTATAGTTTGTTGGTATCTAAAATCTATAGTAGTAATTACTTGTCCCTTTATCAatgcaatttattttttgcatgtgTTTACTAATTGGTGAGCATTTATTCCCTATTCATTCTtcttttatttacaattttatatttttcttaaattaaagttttcaaGTGTGTATATACTATCTTTGATATGATGAGTTATATTGTATTTGTTTGATAGTATTCATCACAATGTAACCTTggactatttaaaaatttttagcATAAAATTTAGTTGCCCAATGTTTAAAGTTGTTTAAAGTTGGTCGTTGTGAATTTGTCATTATTTGGAAAActagaaaaacataaaatcttattttgaaatttaaatttttttctcaaccccAAGCAtgacatttattaaatatttgttattgatttgatgttgatgaccttattttattttattttcattcgttATTGTATGGGTTGCACTAACTCAAGTGTGTGGATTGTATAATATTGTCTTTGCTTTTCTAACTTAAGCAATAATTTTTAGGCTAATATAATTGTTGTGTTTgttgttttaaatattaaattaacgtATTTTGAAATGGTAGCTTTTTGGATTTTGTACATATtgataaaaaacataaatgagTTCCTTGGTTATGTTTGGTCCcggaaaatataagggaaaatgcgaggaaaagaaaatagaaaggaaaaatggaaggaaagaaaaaacgaGGGAAAATAAATACTAcctcaaactcattttacttattttcactttccaatataaatattaaataatttaaaaatatataaatttttaattaatcttacttatatattattttctataagacaatcaaacataagaaaattattttgcttaacattttttttctttccttagtacttttcgggaaccaaacataacctataaAGGTAGAtgtcctaaaaaaaatttaattttgaaggaGAATATACCTAGCTTTCACCCTCATTAAGTTTAATACATTTAATATGAAATCCATTtgcctaatgaaaaaaaaaaatgtttgctttaGAGGATAAGTTGGGAAAGTGATAGGATGCATAATGCAAGAATGGTATTTAGGATTATATTCCTTAGTGGGAACTAAAAATAGAACCTTAACTATCAATTAATCAAATTTCCACATATATTAACTCGATTCCAGTTGCctttaattaacttatttttaatttcaaacatattttattcatttagacATCATAGtgagaatatatttaaaaataatgattccaAGTACATGAcgcatttttttataattattttatatatttataatactttaaatatatgaatattttataaatatatttattatttaaaattaataaaaataaaaattagttaaaataaacgaaaataattattaattaaaattaaccaagataaatatatcaatttgatgatttataataaattttaagttattctCGAGTCCCGACtctattttaaaagggtaattttGTCCCTTATAATATCCTTTTTGATTATACAAAATGTAACCCTTCGCACTAATTATCGGCCTATCAAACCCACAAGCATAATAATCGCAAACTTAAAAGTCAATTTAAACtattgtttaaataataaatattaattttttgggAACGCCCACcgaatataattataaaataaaaaatgactggAAACCGCGAAAATGATAGCGGTGGTTGTTGCGTGATAATCAAATAtctcaaatctaaaaaatattaaatgagaaTTATGAATAAGATGAATTTTTGATCCAGAAGTATCTGATCCAATTCTCAATCGCCCCGGAGTGTTCTCTATGTTGGTCTCACGATAGAGAAATGGCGAAGTTAAGGTTTTCAGAAGACGATTGCGACGATGCTTTGCCAGTGAAGGTGGTGCTCGCAAGAGAACGGAGAATAGCCTACAGATTTAGAATTGGAGGTGCAGGGCAACCGGGGATGTCCTCTGACGAAGAACATGACAGCTCCTGCTCATCTGAAGGGTCGGATGATGATGCGGATGATTCCGCGGACGAGAATGTGGAAATTGTTGATGATGAACATGGACAAGAAATCGTGGAGCCAGTGCGAGACCCAGGTCAGGGAACAAGTTCGGGAAGCGAGGCTAATAGAGATGCTTCGGTTTCTGTGATCCTGACTGACCCGGAAGTGCTTGATTGCTCCATTTGCCTTGAACCCTTGAGCGTTCCCGTATTTCAGGTTTGTCAGTATTTTTCATGCCGTGCCCTCGAGTTCTCCTTTTGtgtgttttctgtttttgatgaaatttttgaaTCTCTTTTTTGTTTACCATTGATGGCGTACTTGTGTTGTTTGTAGAAGGTAGGAGCTCCTGGTTTGAGAGAGTTGGGGAATTGGAGTGGGTTTTTGAAATTCTGATGAGTGTAGGGATGTTTTATTGCTTTTGCACTTGTAGACAGTTGGGAGGAGGATTTGAATGTCCTTGGAGAGATGGGTAGAGTCAGTTTCGGGTTGGACTCCTTTGGTTTATGATATAGCCCAGAAATGGGTGGGTGGGTGTGTGCGTTTAAGGAAATTGAGGGCAGTCATGCAAAATTCTGGGTTTCTTACTGTTGATGATGTGTTTtctggagaaaaataattattacatatTTGAAAGGCAACATGAAAACACGACAAATCTAAATCCAATTTTGGCTTCCTCTTCTATAATCTCATGAAAGACATTCCCATTTTGGACTGAGCTTGCATGAGTGCCAATTGAACAGAAAGGAATCTAGTCACTGGTTGCTAAGAGTTTTGTACCATACTtgatttctttctattttagtTTTAAGCATCTATCAAAATGATTATATTCTCATTTTGGACACGATATGTTCATGGATGTCTCATTTCTGCCAGGGCATTGAAGAAATTTTGGTCATTTGTATTTCAGCTATGTCCTTGTGTCCAAATCCTTAGGGTTTGGAGAGGTTTGATACACCTGCATACAATTTAGTTACCTGAATCCATATAGCATAATCAAGGAAGCTATTGCGGTTAAGATAATTATTTGAAGGAAGCAAAGATTCTCTTGAGACACCGAAAAGGTCGCACATAAACATGggaaaactagaaaataaacTCTCCACCCATCTACAACCAGGGTCCCAAGGACTTGCTCTTGTGCAGGAATGGCTCCATCTACTTGAAGGTTGAactgttttttcctttcaaggAGTTGATAGAAAGAATAAGGATAAAGCCATCAACTTCTAGAGAGAGTAGCCTGCCCACCATTTGAACTGTTCACCTGTcaattgaggaaaagaaaatcattCCCTTCTGTCAAATTCACCATCTTCCACAAATGTCACAATCTTAAACTTCCACTTTCAACTTTCACCCTGTTGAAAGTACTTTCATTTTACTTCTTTACCCAGatttatttatcttcatttaGTTTTGTCCTGTGacttctattttcatttatctGTTAGTTTTTACATTATTTGTTagttttttgtgtgtgtgtgttttttttttcatttagctTTTTCTGCTGGtttctgttttcattttatgtttttttgttattttaaattatgtttatgcacttaataattatgataaattttagaGTTCCAAAAGACTTAAGCCTCAAGGCCTTGGGGCTTACACCTTGCCTCATGGGCACTAAAATGCCCTATCTTACACTTTCATGattgtaaatttttatattcTCTGAAGTTAGGATGATAAAGAGACATGAAACATGATGGCAAGCGAAGAAAAATGCTATTGACAAAGGTCAATCTCCTCTCACTGCTGCCCTATTAACAAATGCAGCTACTAATCTCATCCGCTGTCCTAATGGGAataaactctctctttctcaaaTTCATATCCAAATTGATTATGCCTCAGAACATAATAGGGTGCATCTGGGACATCTTAGTTGCTCTACATTATTCCCACAAGAGATGATGGTGTCATCAGCATATAGGAAGGGTAAGACACTCTTTCTCCTGTCTTCTCTATACCCAGAACCCCTCAGCCAAGCAAACTTCTATTGCCCTGGTTACCAATCCACCTGAAGTATTTATCATACTCATGAACAGGAATGCTGATAAATAAAGGAGCCTCATCGAGACCCTTTGCGATCCTGGAAAATCCTGTTTGTGATCCATTCACCCTTTGAAATCCTGGAAAATCCTGCTTGTGACCTATTCACCATTACTTTACAGGTGATATACATCCCACACCTGTCTTGAAGGCCAAACGATTTACTAATCATTGAAGGAATTTCCAATCAGACTGTTGTAGGGATTCTCAATTTTAAGCTTAAATATTTCTGCCTCCTATTCTTCCTTCGTATGTGAGCACATGCATTGCAATGAAAACTGCATCTAAAGTTTTTCTCTGCCAttcaagaaggaaaaaaaaggtgttGTGAGTGCTAAAAGCAACTTTTCTAACCTGTTGCTAATTATTCTTTCCTCGTAAGTGAACACATCCATTGCAATGAATAGTGCATCTAGAGTTTTTCTCTGCCAttcaagaaggaaaaaaaaaaaggtgttgtGAGTGCTAAAAGCAACTTTTCCAACCTGTTGTGAGCTAAGAACTTTACATTTATAATAGTTGGAATGATCCTTAACATTCTGAttcataataattaataaatgcaattgaaaattgagttttgaaaaagttggtttgCTAGTTGATAAAATTGGATACAATTTGCAGCCAACAgaactcataaaaataaattagcatCAGTTATTTGATTGGACTTTAGTGAATTTTTCCTCCAATGGAAAATTGCCATAACCTTTTGGGAACTGGTGACTAAAGAAGAGGGAAATGGTGAATCTATTAGTCAAATTATTCAAAGAAAGTTGGACTGCCAATCAATCTATGGTAGGGAACGAGATCAAAACAAAGTTTTAGAGGAGAGATGATGTGAAATTGTAGATCTAGGTTCAGTTGCAAGCTGGAGGCCAGTCTCCTCTCTCCATATCAATGGCAACCGGCTTCTCAATTTTTTAACATGCACTCACACAAGCGGGTAATAAGACTAGGTGAAAAATTAACTTATCATGTGTAGGTCCAATGGTGTGGGCTAGCAAGGAGAGTTGTGTGTACTTTCCACCTGCTTTATGATACACCCCAGCTGTATACATTTACTTAGTATTTTTGGAGGTTCCTATTGTTTAGTTCTTTGTTTTTgagaggatttctcatccttcttttgtattttttaaatccttatttaatataaaaattgaagatgaaTCTCACATATGGATAACACCTAGAGGTGGGGTGAATAGGTCTTTTTGCAACAATTAGAGAAGGTGTCTTACAAATGCTTACAATTCCCTTGTTTTTCTCCTATGAATTGatcttctttttcaattctATGAACAAACAAGCAAATCACTAGCAACAATGGATGCAACAACACTCTCCCAAACAAGTTATTCAATGCAAGTCACATGCAAATGCAATAACACTCCCCAAACATGATATATAAGACATTGCATCACCACACACTCATTTTCACATGCCCCTTGACATCAatcaacaaaaatgaaatatatcttGTTCTTGCAAAGCTCCAATAGTCAAATTTCAACTTATGCTCCATTTAAACAATCAACATAACTCAATGAAAAACATCCTAAGCTAATGAAATACTTATCAAAAGATGAGATAGAATAAAGAGACAATGACGTCAATTTTTTAACATGGAAAACCTCCGAAGAGATAAAAATACCAAGGCCTCAAGCAATCAAATgatccactatgaagaaaaattagttgAGTACTAGGATTTACCTAGACCAAGCCTTCTATCCTCTCCCCAATTACTTGCCTAGAACCTTTAAGCTTCAGATACCACCTTTCttcttttggaaaatacttGGAATCCACTCCAAGCTTTGATCTCAGCCTCTTCTTGagtccacacaagaagaaactTGGGTTTTACCCCAAATATGTTGAATATGAGAGCAATATGAGAGCAAGGATGAATAACAccatgaatcaacccatttgaaacaaaaatttctcactcaaaaatgtttttcaactCAAACACAAGTGATTTTCTCTTAAGGCAAACACTCCCCAATTTGGTAAGAAAAACTTGAAGCTCAAAACTAGGTTTTCACTCTCACAGCTGCCTCTCTTCTTCTGAAAGCTTAAGTATTAGGGTTTTAAAACCCATCCAACGGTTGAGAATGACTTGAGAAAAAGTTGAAGGAATGTAGATGTGATTAAAGTTTGATCGATTAgagaagattaaaaataattgggtATAGCAGAAACTGTTACACTTAAGTTTGATTGatcaaaaatcaattcaaatgatttaaACATTATATTTTACACTCCTTATGCAACCactccattttttaataaaatgataagaGTTTAAAACAAGGTTGATCAATGTTTGCCGTCATCCAATACCTTAAATGCGCTTACCAACTCCTCTAGCCATCTTCAAACACAAACAATTTGGAAAAGGCAAGTGTCCAAGGAAGGATTTGAAGAGTATGAGCTATGAGACACAATGGGAATTTTGACCCGGAATTGCCAATACACAAATAcacttacaaaaattaaatgaatcagTTTGCTTGACCAACCCAAGCCTTGGAGCCTCTACTTCTTTTGCTAACATCCTTTGATGACAGGCCAACTGAAGGAAGACGTGCCTCCTGTAGaaagagtgtaaataatttctatttttatttttgggaatttattttattttattctatgagtcttatatttttgggaagtgtcctattgagaattattttttattttattatattttattttattctattaatgttatatttttgggaagagtcctattgggatTGTGTTAGTGGAGTctcattccttttataagtagaatcacTTTCCACTTTGTGTCATCTTCTAATTACAGGTAGATTCCCATTGGGACtgtgttagtggcctataaaagtaGGTCACCCCTCTCTCTATACatcaataccaatttttcagagagtttttcagggagtattttcatacatttatttggaggaattttttcaaaacccgaGTTGTACACATCTCGCTTACAGAGTGCACCCAAGGCGAGATCTGACTGTTGAATCCTAGAGGTAGACCACTGGTACCCTAGTGCATCGAGTTCGTCTTTgaggagggtggatctatttcaagaaCAATACTTGTCACGCCTCAaccgataagtttttctttttattcattttattctttgtttgtgtcttttgggctagTCTTTTGTTTTCATACCCTTAAACTCCAACACCTCCTACTTCTGTCTCATCAGAAGCAGTCACTTAGGCTATAGAATATAGAATCTCACTTTCTACACTATCAGTTACTGTGCCtaatttgaagcttgttggtCAAGTTGAAGTTGATGTTGTATGAGGAAATCCCTAGGTAATCCTTGAGAAGGTTATTGAACATGATCTGCTCGACTCCCCTTCCAGAGACAACTTCTTTTCCCCCAGCCTGATTCCAAATGAAGAAGAAGCTAGGCTCTCTCTTGAAATCTCTGAAATCCAGCCTCCCATGGAGGTTGAGGATCAAGCTAGCCACTGATCTAAAACCAGCCTGCCTCTCATTCCAGTCCCGCTGATAGTGAGGAGCTTCATTTTGATGAAGCGGATCTATgtatctctctttctctttctctttatatatatgaaattttaaaatttgaatttagatttaatttttatattagcttTAGGATTGAAAAGCATGATACATTTGTGACAAAATTCATGAGACATAATAGGAGGGTGGGCTTGGtatcttaaattattataaagagAGGAATTTATGTGTCTTAAACACACTCTTCCCATCAGTTGTCCTAAATCCATGTGTATAAATTCCCTTAGTCTAAAATATTATTGTCCACAGAATTGTTGGAATAGGGCTACTGCACCAACTATTCAATTTACAAAGAGAGTCCAGGAGAATTTCTCGTGTTTTCACCTATTCTCTTCAGTTTATCATTGAATTTGTTTCTAATGATTCGTATATATCTTCGGTTGATCTCTGATAATGTCTCACTGAATGGTGGAGCCCTTATAATTGATTAAGTTAGGCTTGCTTATTTCAGAACCACTCCTTCATTGAGTTAGCTAAAAGGTCAATGTTTACAACATCATCCAAACTAGTTGGTTTCAGAAATCTTAAATATTAAACCTTCTAAATTTCTATCTGGATATCCAATTTTGTGTTGACTTGGTTTACCCAAGGAATATCCATCCATATTTAGTTTGACTTGACTCTTAACTCAAGTAATTCTAGGACATATAATGTTACTTCTACTATTAGGAAGTGGTGGAAAATCTGAAATGTGTATTTGCCTAGCTCCGAATGACTGATCCTGCTCAAATAAGGAGGAAGTTGATTGTAAACTAAGTGTTGTTGGGCGTTCCTCTTATTCCTATTGTTCAGATTGCCGTAGTAGCATTGAAGGAACAGTCCTAAATACTGTGGCCTATCTGACAGACACACATGGTGTTAACATGGTCAAATATCAAGAAGTAAAATTAGCAGTGTTATTGTTTCATAAGAGGTCAGCAACTAGGTAATGTAAATTTGAGTCACTGTTGTCAGTTCCAAATACCTACTTATTAGTAATTTGAATATGCTgctatattttcattttaattgatGTTAGTTTTAATTCTCTCCAACTAGTATTTAGCTTTTGAAAATGCATCTATGCTCATTAATCAgttgtgtttatttatttatcttttgacTCATTTAAAGAAATCTGGTTGCTCAgtcttttttccccctttttgttcttttctttttctttttcttttttaatataaatcaacTGTTCACCAAttgcaaattgaaaaaaaaaatgttggaaacTGTTCTATGGTTTAAAAATTCCTTACCAAATGGATGTAAGCTCTTGTACTCCCCTTGGTAAATTGGACATAAATGTCCAGTGTTTTTCTTCTGGCTTTCTTTATTATTCTTGTTGCTCTTTCTGTTATTGTTTTGGGGAGTGGGGCTTGGGTGGGAGGTCTTTTCTTCATTGTGGCGAGGAAGTTGTCATGTGCTCATTTTCTGattgtttataaattatttgaggAGGCAAATCGGAAATTTGTATTAttaagtctttttagatagcaAGCATGGATTAGATTGTACACATTGAGCTAGAAACTATGTCAACGTGTTAGCACAGACAACATGAGACAATTAAAGTTCGACACAGCTTtctcttgaaatatttttcaatttgtatTGAGTAAAGTATACTATGGATTTCTTTGTATCTGATATTCCTGCTTGAAGTTTGAAAGAACAGGATTTAATAATGATTGTAGAAGTATGTTTCCATTGGTTTCTCTTGCCTAGCAAAAGTATGTTTTCATTGCTTCCCCCAACAGAGATTACTAAACCAGATAGTTTGTCAGATTAATTTCAGAACTGTTCCTGTTCCCAGCATGAATGCATAGTAACACGTCTGatatatgtgtttttttttttcctcttcttcttccctttttgtGTATGCTTGTTTGGAAATTCAGTGTGAGAATGGGCATACAGCATGCTCTTCCTGCTGCACCAAACTCAGCAACAGATGCCCGTCCTGCTCCTGGCCTATTGGCTATAACCGTTGCCGGGCTATTGAAAAGGTTCTTGAATCAGTCAAAGTATCATGCCAAAACACAGCATATGGCTGCAAAGAAACAGTGAGTTACAGTAAGAAACATGACCACGAGGTGACATGCAACTACGTACCATGTTCATGCCCTCATTCCAACTGCAACTTCCGGGGATCATCCAAACAGCTAGCTCAACACTTCAGAAGTAAACATCTGAATTCAGTGATACGCTTCCAGTACAACAGCTTCTTCCCTGTTCATTTGGAATTTAATGCAGTGGACAAGTTCTGCATTCTAGAAGCAAAAGAAGGTGCCCTATTCATTGTTAGTAGCTCTATTCAACAGCTTGGGCATGCAGTCACAGTTTGTCGTATTGGGCCTAGATCATCTAGAGGGCATGCATTCAATCTTGCAGCATGGAAAGGGGACAGGTCGATCATGTTACAATCATTCACGGAGAATATTAGAGAAGTTATTGAACTTCCTTCTCTTTCAATGGGATTTCTTCTAATTCCAAGCGCATTCCTGGGTTCTTCAGGACAGTTGAAGTTGGAGCTGTGTATAAGGGGGAACAATGCACGTcctgcaaaaaaaataaagctgAAGTAGTGCTGTTTAAAATGGTGGTGGTAGACGTTGGTGTATAGGGTTATCTGGAAATTGACTCGGGTCTATTGTATATATAATTGTTATTCCACACTCTGAAACTTGCTTCTTTCCTATTACTTTTTCGGTTTTGTCCTAATATTTTTGTCATTACTTTCAACTCTAACATGAATTTCTGCATCTAACGAGGAAACTAGTCTAGTATAGGTGATAAAATTTGATACGATTCACtaacataatttgattttaacacATTTTTCGTAAGTTCTGATCGGATATAATTGTATTTAGGTCAAATTCGTgttggtatgcataatttgttTAATACATATGTTTTTGTGTGAATATGCATAACTTGTTTGATAAACATGTTTTTGGGTAAACTTATATAATATGAATTTGATtggaattgatttatttaataaatgtgTTGATTAACTTGATCATAGCTATAATATGTGTTTGactcatttaaaatttgattttgaataaacagATCAATTGAATGCTAAACATGCTAAGATGGAAGATTAATTATAGACTTAAACATATCTAACTCGAtctaatatttgattattaagCGAGTTATATGAATTgttacctatttaataattaggtaaGTATATGTCACATTTGggttaaaattttggttaaataCACCTAATTtgtattgatttgaaatttcattatatgtctttcatattcttttcatttaatattttcactcatcttccttttaatttaaaataaacgaggtatttaacaaatttttaaatcaatgaaGACTAATTGTATTAAGCTAAAACTTCAAAAGGATGTGAATGaaattatccttatttttaattaaattttaatttgttttgcaTTTGGATTCATCTATTTAGtcaagtatttattttaattagaaacaaaTAAGACCCACCAACACAAAAGCCCACTATTACTTTCCAAGACTCAACTTGGATTTGAcgtggaaaaataaaacaaaggaagaagaaagatgaTGATCATGAAAAAGAAAGGTACATTTAATTGTCacattttctctcctttatCCGGGTTTAAAAGTAGATGGTTGCAAGGTGGATTTGACGtggaaaaataaaaccaagaaaaaaagaaagatgattATCAAGAAAGGTACATTTTAACATTCACCTTCTCTCCTTTTATCCAAGCTTAAAAGAAAATACTAGTAAGGAGTCTTAATAACGGGTACTAATGATttttggattcatttttttctacCTAAAAACCTTTTGATGTGATCATAtctattaatgaaattttatttttttcataaaaaataaataaaattcttttaataaaacaatCCACTTTTTTTCTGAGAGGCGCGGTATTAATGTGATATCCCATATCGGATatcaacaaaatatatatgatcatatctattaatgaaattttattttttcataaaaaataaataaacttcttttaataaaacaatccttttttttttctctgaaaGGCGCGGCTATGACATTAATGTGATATCCCATATCGGATatcaacaaaatatatatatatatataaggattTCAATAAGAGGCATttgtgttttaaattttttcattaaaaggaCGAATGCATAGAAAGTTTTGGTGAAATATAATT is part of the Vitis riparia cultivar Riparia Gloire de Montpellier isolate 1030 chromosome 17, EGFV_Vit.rip_1.0, whole genome shotgun sequence genome and harbors:
- the LOC117905107 gene encoding E3 ubiquitin-protein ligase SINA-like 7, with amino-acid sequence MAKLRFSEDDCDDALPVKVVLARERRIAYRFRIGGAGQPGMSSDEEHDSSCSSEGSDDDADDSADENVEIVDDEHGQEIVEPVRDPGQGTSSGSEANRDASVSVILTDPEVLDCSICLEPLSVPVFQCENGHTACSSCCTKLSNRCPSCSWPIGYNRCRAIEKVLESVKVSCQNTAYGCKETVSYSKKHDHEVTCNYVPCSCPHSNCNFRGSSKQLAQHFRSKHLNSVIRFQYNSFFPVHLEFNAVDKFCILEAKEGALFIVSSSIQQLGHAVTVCRIGPRSSRGHAFNLAAWKGDRSIMLQSFTENIREVIELPSLSMGFLLIPSAFLGSSGQLKLELCIRGNNARPAKKIKLK